In the genome of Campylobacter helveticus, the window TTTTATAAAATTATCACTAAATACCCTAAAGTCCAAACCATAAGGAGTGAATTTTTGATAGTCTTGATAATCTTGATTATAAATATAGTATCGATTTGTTTTTTTAGCTTGCAAAACATCTTCTATCGTTATATTTGGTATCGCATAGCCCAAGTATTCAATACTCTTATAAGTATCCATTTGTCTTATAGAACCCCATATGCTAAAACTCTTTTCATTAAAATCCCAAGCCCCGACAGGCTGTCCAAGTTTAATAATATTACCATTATCATCAAATTCGTGCGATTGGTCTAAAAAATCAAAGCTATCATAAACATAAGCAAATATTTCATTAACTCTAAAAGAAATGCGATGGCTTTCATCCTTTTTTATTGTTATATTTATAGGTACATAATTTATTGAAAACTTTCCACTGCAAGCATAAAGAGCTAAATTTTTTTGAAAATTCATTTGAACTTTGTTATATGTTTGATTTGATTGATGTATGGCAAAGTTATTTGGATGAAATAAAGTAAATTTTTCAAGTAAAGATAAGGTTCTAAAGTCATTTTGTAAGGTTTTATATGACATTTGATTTGAAAAACTATATTTTAGATACTCAAAAGCCTTATTCATAAAAAAACTATCCGTAACGCTAAAAGTTTGGCAGTTTAAATTATCTATTTCGAAAGGCTTACAATACTTTGTAAGTTTGTATCCAAAAGGAGTTTCCCCCTTACTTAAAAGATAAGATTTTGCATTTTCATTACTTCTGTTTTCTCGTATATCAATGGCAAAATAAAAATCATATTCGCCACTAGATAAATTATGCAAAATTTTTGCATTTTGTGGAGCGAATAAAATATTTTCTATTTGTTTTTTAAATTTATTCGTATAAATCATATCTTTAAAAAAAATTTTTTCATTATCTTTTAACAAAGGAAATTGCATATAAAACTTATCCCAATCTAGTGTGGTATAAAATCTAATAAGACGCTTTTCTTCTCTAATAAGATTTTCATTATATCCTGCATTATAAGAATATAATTCAGCTCTTTTTCTTAATTCATAAGGGCTGAAATTTTGACCAATCTTTTTATCTTTTTCCTCTAAGTTTGTTGGATATGGGGTATAGTGTAAAACAAGAGGCTC includes:
- a CDS encoding DUF6402 family protein, encoding MNEGDFFQTLGLDHINAETSNDKIIQETNFYDHSILSTKLECCYNEFKYYKENGNEVAALGWAVSYNLQFLWQNSPKMDTIQNYQLSIKQDKPSNEQKLKEIQNFLQSKGIEPLVLHYTPYPTNLEEKDKKIGQNFSPYELRKRAELYSYNAGYNENLIREEKRLIRFYTTLDWDKFYMQFPLLKDNEKIFFKDMIYTNKFKKQIENILFAPQNAKILHNLSSGEYDFYFAIDIRENRSNENAKSYLLSKGETPFGYKLTKYCKPFEIDNLNCQTFSVTDSFFMNKAFEYLKYSFSNQMSYKTLQNDFRTLSLLEKFTLFHPNNFAIHQSNQTYNKVQMNFQKNLALYACSGKFSINYVPINITIKKDESHRISFRVNEIFAYVYDSFDFLDQSHEFDDNGNIIKLGQPVGAWDFNEKSFSIWGSIRQMDTYKSIEYLGYAIPNITIEDVLQAKKTNRYYIYNQDYQDYQKFTPYGLDFRVFSDNFIKKIDFTNEPIHHNL